Proteins from one Nerophis lumbriciformis linkage group LG16, RoL_Nlum_v2.1, whole genome shotgun sequence genomic window:
- the LOC133617137 gene encoding uncharacterized protein isoform X1, producing MLPCFLFFFLIFPAALLVAAQSAADLQGINLPGGGAAFNPGDLCMVVSPPCLSEEDRFSLEALLSIHQMMDDDKDGGIEVEESVEFIIEDMKQQQTHKHSHLHREDQHITVEELWKGWKSSEVHNWTQDQVLRWLREFVELPQYEKNFKDFKVNGNTLPRIAANEPSFLSSQLRVQDQRDKQKLNIKALDVVLFGAPTRPPHNYMKDLLLMVSVVMGVGGCWFAQVQNKSSKVHISKMMKDLESLQRAEQSLLDMQEQLERAHEEKRNVAEEKQNLEEKMRDEIMDAQEEAYRLQELRQGAVSELSRLRYAEEELVQVRGALKQAEKDMWATWSASDALQQWLQLTHEVEVQYYNVKKHSAELQLATAKEEAERIKKKRSSLLGTLHVAHSSSLDQVDQKILEAKNALSDVTACLRERLHRWQQIERVCGFPVIRNPGLANLTAQLYSDSLPRGPAPSCSWHSSVHGSIEDLLEECPASILSAVPGSPIKPSPRTRTSTLRRTRRHGITQPPTAMISDDPDLLIPVRTTYPCFDEDDVIFRKTIKKQYVFAPDCVLIFLSFDTFCHSFFFLLLPNRDSQERFSDSDYTTSPSLSKAFPCSSAETSSRRLYHVETELLSDTLPLSKNLEDDVESPSCKISIEDRESLERKQAKDVLDSSLESSPLTMSKDESRMEATARKPSRDKKDVPMDFGIRKVSSNEFDSEFPLRKVDRDQREEVTDNLSRSLPRDRSDLPLDVRKILWDEVEASDFRHKMLSKGMMGTSIDSVSRRMVQEGPEFPFDLVSRRIVRDSMGISLDGGARKLDSSARGIGKERKAEVKLSRKSSQEELESCEDTASLKTLPREAPEQGMDCTSSAEVVVEPSIDKRISKEERKVPPRKRTTQTSREDEVTSAGKISKDNVESPMKAARQRVVRGESEESNSVPGETDQPDLTVASHKPSKSSANILAVGPLSQLVYDGILEKSYKSMPAAPEILSTSTPNLPQCSPQHLAESEPPLAPAKVTFQMSAATPSEANDDRNRDKEKSRKSLKLKNLFKKKNEAIPEKIQSGLQKL from the exons ATGTTGCCctgcttcctctttttcttcctcATTTTCCCCGCAGCTCTTCTGGTGGCTGCACAAAGTGCTGCTGACCTGCAGGGCATCAACCTGCCAGGTGGAGGCGCTGCTTTCAACCCAGGAG ATCTGTGCATGGTGGTGTCTCCTCCATGTTTGAGTGAGGAGGATCGCTTCAGTCTGGAGGCTCTACTCAGCATCCATCAGATGATGGACGATGACAAGGATGGAGGAATTGAGGTGGAGGAGAGTGTGGAG TTCATCATCGAGGACATGAAGCAGCAACAGACCCACAAACACAGCCACCTGCACAGAGAAGACCAGCACATCACCGTGGAGGAGCTGTGGAAAGGCTGGAAGTCATCTGAAG TCCATAACTGGACCCAGGACCAGGTTCTCCGCTGGCTCAGGGAGTTTGTGGAGTTGCCGCAGTATGAGAAGAACTTCAAAGACTTCAAAGTCAATGGAAACACGCTGCCCAG GATTGCAGCCAATGAGCCATCCTTCCTGAGCAGTCAGCTGAGAGTTCAGGACCAGAGAGACAAACAGAAACTCAACATCAAAGCTCTGGACGTGGTATTGTTTGGAGCTCCCACAC GTCCCCCTCACAATTACATGAAGGACCTGCTGCTCATGGTGTCTGTGGTGATGGGCGTCGGGGGCTGCTGGTTCGCCCAGGTCCAGAACAAGTCCAGTAAGGTCCACATCAGCAAGATGATGAAGGACCTGGAGAGTCTGCAGAGGGCCGAGCAAAGTCTCCTGGACATGCAGGAACA ACTGGAGAGAGCCCACGAGGAGAAGCGTAACGTGGCAGAGGAGAAGCAGAACTTGGAGGAGAAGATGAGGGACGAGATCATGGACGCCCAGGAGGAGGCCTACCGCCTGCAGGAGCTGAGGCAAGGAGCCGTCAGCGAGCTGAGTCGTCTGCGATACGCAGAGGAAGAACTGGTGCAG GTGCGCGGGGCCCTAAAGCAGGCGGAGAAGGACATGTGGGCCACTTGGAGCGCCTCAGACGCCCTCCAGCAGTGGCTGCAGCTCACCCATGAAGTGGAGGTCCAGTACTACAATGTGAAGAAGCACAGTGCCGAACTGCAGCTGGCCACCGCCAAAGAAGAG GCAGAAAGGATCAAGAAAAAGAGAAGCTCCTTGCTTGGGACTCTGCATGTGGCCCACAGCTCTTCTTTAGACCAGGTGGACCAGAAGATCCTGGAGGCAAA GAATGCCTTGTCAGACGTCACCGCTTGTTTGCGGGAGAGACTTCATCGCTGGCAGCAGATTGAACGCGTGTGCGGCTTCCCCGTCATCAGAAACCCTGGCCTGGCCAACCTGACTGCTCAACTGTACTCGGACTCTTTGCCCCGAGGACCTGCACCGTCCTGCTCATGGCACAGCTCTGTCCATGGCTCCATCGAGGATCTGTTGGAGGAGTGTCCCGCATCAATACTTTCTGCAGTTCCAG GTTCTCCAATTAAACCTTCTCCTCGAACTCGCACTTCCACTCTACGCCGAACACGTCGTCACGGTATTACGCAACCACCAACCGCCATGATCTCAGACGACCCCGACCTTCTCATCCCGGTTCGAACTACCTATCCTTGTTTCGATGAGGATGACGTAATCTTCCGTAAAACTATCAAGAAACAGTACGTCTTTGCCCCGGATTGTGTTCTGATATTCTTAAGCTTTGATACCTTCTGTCATTCTTTCTTCTTCCTTTTACTCCCTAATAGAGACTCCCAAGAAAGGTTCTCGGATTCAGATTATACCACTTCACCTTCTCTTAGCAAAGCGTTTCCATGTTCCTCTGCCGAGACCTCCTCTCGCAGGCTCTACCACGTTGAAACTGAGTTGCTTTCAGACACTTTGCCTTTGAGTAAGAATTTGGAAGATGATGTGGAATCTCCAAGTTGCAAAATTTCTATAGAAGATCGTGAAAGTCTTGAAAGGAAGCAAGCCAAAGATGTTCTGGACAGTTCTTTGGAGAGTTCTCCGCTGACGATGTCAAAAGATGAGTCTAGAATGGAGGCTACGGCAAGAAAGCCATCCAGAGATAAGAAGGACGTTCCAATGGATTTTGGCATTAGAAAGGTCTCATCCAATGAGTTTGATTCAGAATTTCCTTTAAGGAAAGTAGACCGAGACCAAAGAGAGGAAGTTACAGACAATCTTTCAAGGAGTCTACCTCGAGATAGAAGTGATTTACCACTGGATGTCAGAAAGATTCTTTGGGATGAAGTAGAAGCATCAGATTTCAGACACAAAATGTTATCGAAAGGTATGATGGGGACTTCAATAGACTCTGTTTCAAGAAGGATGGTGCAAGAAGGTCCTGAATTTCCGTTTGACTTGGTGTCCAGAAGGATTGTAAGAGATTCAATGGGAATCTCCTTGGATGGAGGAGCTAGGAAGCTTGATTCCTCTGCACGGGGGATAGGCAAAGAGAGGAAGGCTGAGGTAAAGCTCTCAAGAAAGAGCTCTCAAGAAGAGTTGGAGAGTTGTGAAGACACTGCTTCTCTGAAGACTCTACCCAGAGAGGCACCAGAACAAGGGATGGATTGCACATCTTCAGCAGAGGTGGTTGTTGAACCATCGATAGATAAGCGGATATCTAAAGAGGAACGTAAGGTGCCTCCCAGAAAAAGAACCACACAGACGTCAAGAGAAGACGAGGTAACTTCTGCAGGTAAAATCTCCAAGGATAATGTTGAATCACCAATGAAAGCAGCGCGACAAAGAGTAGTGAGGGGCGAGTCAGAGGAATCCAACTCAGTTCCAGGAGAAACCGATCAGCCAGATCTTACAGTGGCCTCCCACAAGCCAAGTAAGTCATCAGCAAATATTTTGGCAGTGGGTCCTTTGAGCCAACTTGTTTACGATGGAATCCTGGAGAAGTCGTACAAGTCCATGCCAGCAGCCCCAGAGATCCTTTCCACCTCCACTCCTAACCTTCCCCAGTGCTCCCCCCAACATCTGGCAGAGTCTGAGCCACCACTGGCACCTGCCAAGGTGACCTTCCAGATGTCAGCAGCCACCCCGTCTGAAGCTAATGATGACAGAAACAGAGATAAGGAGAAAAGCAGGAAATCCTTGAAGCTGAAAAATCTTTTTAAAAAGAAGAACGAAGCGATTCCAGAGAAGATTCAAAGTGGTCTCCAGAAACTCTAA
- the LOC133617137 gene encoding uncharacterized protein isoform X2 gives MLPCFLFFFLIFPAALLVAAQSAADLQGINLPGGGAAFNPGDLCMVVSPPCLSEEDRFSLEALLSIHQMMDDDKDGGIEVEESVEFIIEDMKQQQTHKHSHLHREDQHITVEELWKGWKSSEVHNWTQDQVLRWLREFVELPQYEKNFKDFKVNGNTLPRIAANEPSFLSSQLRVQDQRDKQKLNIKALDVVLFGAPTRPPHNYMKDLLLMVSVVMGVGGCWFAQVQNKSSKVHISKMMKDLESLQRAEQSLLDMQEQLERAHEEKRNVAEEKQNLEEKMRDEIMDAQEEAYRLQELRQGAVSELSRLRYAEEELVQVRGALKQAEKDMWATWSASDALQQWLQLTHEVEVQYYNVKKHSAELQLATAKEEAERIKKKRSSLLGTLHVAHSSSLDQVDQKILEAKNALSDVTACLRERLHRWQQIERVCGFPVIRNPGLANLTAQLYSDSLPRGPAPSCSWHSSVHGSIEDLLEECPASILSAVPGSPIKPSPRTRTSTLRRTRRHGITQPPTAMISDDPDLLIPVRTTYPCFDEDDVIFRKTIKKQDSQERFSDSDYTTSPSLSKAFPCSSAETSSRRLYHVETELLSDTLPLSKNLEDDVESPSCKISIEDRESLERKQAKDVLDSSLESSPLTMSKDESRMEATARKPSRDKKDVPMDFGIRKVSSNEFDSEFPLRKVDRDQREEVTDNLSRSLPRDRSDLPLDVRKILWDEVEASDFRHKMLSKGMMGTSIDSVSRRMVQEGPEFPFDLVSRRIVRDSMGISLDGGARKLDSSARGIGKERKAEVKLSRKSSQEELESCEDTASLKTLPREAPEQGMDCTSSAEVVVEPSIDKRISKEERKVPPRKRTTQTSREDEVTSAGKISKDNVESPMKAARQRVVRGESEESNSVPGETDQPDLTVASHKPSKSSANILAVGPLSQLVYDGILEKSYKSMPAAPEILSTSTPNLPQCSPQHLAESEPPLAPAKVTFQMSAATPSEANDDRNRDKEKSRKSLKLKNLFKKKNEAIPEKIQSGLQKL, from the exons ATGTTGCCctgcttcctctttttcttcctcATTTTCCCCGCAGCTCTTCTGGTGGCTGCACAAAGTGCTGCTGACCTGCAGGGCATCAACCTGCCAGGTGGAGGCGCTGCTTTCAACCCAGGAG ATCTGTGCATGGTGGTGTCTCCTCCATGTTTGAGTGAGGAGGATCGCTTCAGTCTGGAGGCTCTACTCAGCATCCATCAGATGATGGACGATGACAAGGATGGAGGAATTGAGGTGGAGGAGAGTGTGGAG TTCATCATCGAGGACATGAAGCAGCAACAGACCCACAAACACAGCCACCTGCACAGAGAAGACCAGCACATCACCGTGGAGGAGCTGTGGAAAGGCTGGAAGTCATCTGAAG TCCATAACTGGACCCAGGACCAGGTTCTCCGCTGGCTCAGGGAGTTTGTGGAGTTGCCGCAGTATGAGAAGAACTTCAAAGACTTCAAAGTCAATGGAAACACGCTGCCCAG GATTGCAGCCAATGAGCCATCCTTCCTGAGCAGTCAGCTGAGAGTTCAGGACCAGAGAGACAAACAGAAACTCAACATCAAAGCTCTGGACGTGGTATTGTTTGGAGCTCCCACAC GTCCCCCTCACAATTACATGAAGGACCTGCTGCTCATGGTGTCTGTGGTGATGGGCGTCGGGGGCTGCTGGTTCGCCCAGGTCCAGAACAAGTCCAGTAAGGTCCACATCAGCAAGATGATGAAGGACCTGGAGAGTCTGCAGAGGGCCGAGCAAAGTCTCCTGGACATGCAGGAACA ACTGGAGAGAGCCCACGAGGAGAAGCGTAACGTGGCAGAGGAGAAGCAGAACTTGGAGGAGAAGATGAGGGACGAGATCATGGACGCCCAGGAGGAGGCCTACCGCCTGCAGGAGCTGAGGCAAGGAGCCGTCAGCGAGCTGAGTCGTCTGCGATACGCAGAGGAAGAACTGGTGCAG GTGCGCGGGGCCCTAAAGCAGGCGGAGAAGGACATGTGGGCCACTTGGAGCGCCTCAGACGCCCTCCAGCAGTGGCTGCAGCTCACCCATGAAGTGGAGGTCCAGTACTACAATGTGAAGAAGCACAGTGCCGAACTGCAGCTGGCCACCGCCAAAGAAGAG GCAGAAAGGATCAAGAAAAAGAGAAGCTCCTTGCTTGGGACTCTGCATGTGGCCCACAGCTCTTCTTTAGACCAGGTGGACCAGAAGATCCTGGAGGCAAA GAATGCCTTGTCAGACGTCACCGCTTGTTTGCGGGAGAGACTTCATCGCTGGCAGCAGATTGAACGCGTGTGCGGCTTCCCCGTCATCAGAAACCCTGGCCTGGCCAACCTGACTGCTCAACTGTACTCGGACTCTTTGCCCCGAGGACCTGCACCGTCCTGCTCATGGCACAGCTCTGTCCATGGCTCCATCGAGGATCTGTTGGAGGAGTGTCCCGCATCAATACTTTCTGCAGTTCCAG GTTCTCCAATTAAACCTTCTCCTCGAACTCGCACTTCCACTCTACGCCGAACACGTCGTCACGGTATTACGCAACCACCAACCGCCATGATCTCAGACGACCCCGACCTTCTCATCCCGGTTCGAACTACCTATCCTTGTTTCGATGAGGATGACGTAATCTTCCGTAAAACTATCAAGAAACA AGACTCCCAAGAAAGGTTCTCGGATTCAGATTATACCACTTCACCTTCTCTTAGCAAAGCGTTTCCATGTTCCTCTGCCGAGACCTCCTCTCGCAGGCTCTACCACGTTGAAACTGAGTTGCTTTCAGACACTTTGCCTTTGAGTAAGAATTTGGAAGATGATGTGGAATCTCCAAGTTGCAAAATTTCTATAGAAGATCGTGAAAGTCTTGAAAGGAAGCAAGCCAAAGATGTTCTGGACAGTTCTTTGGAGAGTTCTCCGCTGACGATGTCAAAAGATGAGTCTAGAATGGAGGCTACGGCAAGAAAGCCATCCAGAGATAAGAAGGACGTTCCAATGGATTTTGGCATTAGAAAGGTCTCATCCAATGAGTTTGATTCAGAATTTCCTTTAAGGAAAGTAGACCGAGACCAAAGAGAGGAAGTTACAGACAATCTTTCAAGGAGTCTACCTCGAGATAGAAGTGATTTACCACTGGATGTCAGAAAGATTCTTTGGGATGAAGTAGAAGCATCAGATTTCAGACACAAAATGTTATCGAAAGGTATGATGGGGACTTCAATAGACTCTGTTTCAAGAAGGATGGTGCAAGAAGGTCCTGAATTTCCGTTTGACTTGGTGTCCAGAAGGATTGTAAGAGATTCAATGGGAATCTCCTTGGATGGAGGAGCTAGGAAGCTTGATTCCTCTGCACGGGGGATAGGCAAAGAGAGGAAGGCTGAGGTAAAGCTCTCAAGAAAGAGCTCTCAAGAAGAGTTGGAGAGTTGTGAAGACACTGCTTCTCTGAAGACTCTACCCAGAGAGGCACCAGAACAAGGGATGGATTGCACATCTTCAGCAGAGGTGGTTGTTGAACCATCGATAGATAAGCGGATATCTAAAGAGGAACGTAAGGTGCCTCCCAGAAAAAGAACCACACAGACGTCAAGAGAAGACGAGGTAACTTCTGCAGGTAAAATCTCCAAGGATAATGTTGAATCACCAATGAAAGCAGCGCGACAAAGAGTAGTGAGGGGCGAGTCAGAGGAATCCAACTCAGTTCCAGGAGAAACCGATCAGCCAGATCTTACAGTGGCCTCCCACAAGCCAAGTAAGTCATCAGCAAATATTTTGGCAGTGGGTCCTTTGAGCCAACTTGTTTACGATGGAATCCTGGAGAAGTCGTACAAGTCCATGCCAGCAGCCCCAGAGATCCTTTCCACCTCCACTCCTAACCTTCCCCAGTGCTCCCCCCAACATCTGGCAGAGTCTGAGCCACCACTGGCACCTGCCAAGGTGACCTTCCAGATGTCAGCAGCCACCCCGTCTGAAGCTAATGATGACAGAAACAGAGATAAGGAGAAAAGCAGGAAATCCTTGAAGCTGAAAAATCTTTTTAAAAAGAAGAACGAAGCGATTCCAGAGAAGATTCAAAGTGGTCTCCAGAAACTCTAA